The genomic stretch ACGAAGGCCTTGGGCTTGTAGGGCCCGCCCTGGGAAACCCGATTGGCGCCGCAGGCGGCAAGGAAAGGCAGCAGCAAGAGAAGGCAGGGAATTTTTCGGATCATGCGAAGGGATTAGTTCGAGCCAGGCTCGCTGTCCATTGAAAATCTCCCCCCTTTGAAAAAGGGGGGATTTGCTATACCGAAAACGAGGTCCCGCAGCCGCAGGTCGACTTGGCGTTGGGATTGCTGAAGGTGAAGCCCGAGCTCATCATGTCCGAGTGGTAGTCGATCGTCATGTTGCTGAGGTAGAGGTAGGCCTTGGGATCGACGTAGATTTTGAGGCCGTTCATCTCGAAGACCCGGTCGTTCTCGCCGGGCTT from bacterium encodes the following:
- a CDS encoding iron-sulfur cluster assembly accessory protein, which translates into the protein MIQLTDRAIEQAKQIASNNQKAGFGLRIGITGGGCSGLSYKMDFEEKPGENDRVFEMNGLKIYVDPKAYLYLSNMTIDYHSDMMSSGFTFSNPNAKSTCGCGTSFSV